The following nucleotide sequence is from Paenibacillus andongensis.
TTCTGATGCTCGGGGGATAACTTCTCCCAAAATACTTTATTCACTAACACGCCATAACCAAGATAAGCATGATTGCTGATGGTCAAATATTTTTGGACCTGATACAGCTTTTTAGAGTAAATGTTCGAAATCGTATTCTCTCCACCGTCTACCAGACCGGATTCCATGCTGCGGTATACTTGGTTAAAAGGAATAGGGACAGGCTTCGCATTCAGATGACGAAATTGGGATTCAATAACCTTGCTTGGAAGAATTCGAAATGTTAAATCTCGAAAATCTTCCGGATGGACGAGCATGCCGCGGCCCGAGGTCATCTGCTGAAATCCACCTGCCCAAAAACTTAGTCCGATAATGCCATTTTCCTCAAGCTTTCCCATTAGGATTTCTCCAATCTTGCCTTGGAACGCCTTCCCTACAGCTTCTTCATTTTGGAAAGCAAATGGGAGATCCATCGCCATCCACTCAGGTACGACCTCGGATATATTGGAGAAGCTTGGCGCAATCATTTGAATGCTGCCTCCCTGCAAAGCCGCAACTTCTTCCGTTTCATTGTATAAAGTACTGTTCGGAAACAACTCTACTTTGATGGTGTCATTTGTTTTTTCTTTAACCAATCGGGCGAACTCTTGAGCGGCTAAACCTTTGGGTGTATTTTCCGCTACACTAAAGCTGAATCGGATGACCTTTTGTTGGCCGAGTCCGATCTGCTCATCATCATTGACAAGCGGGCCATTATTAAATTGCCAGGAGAAACCGAATCCCAACGCTGTCAGGAGGCCGATTAAAAGAAACATAGTGATACCGACAAACGTTCTCATAGCGACCCCCATTTGTTCTGTATAATAAATTCAGTGTAACATAATGTAGGATGATGTTTGAAATTAACGGTAAGCTGAAAGTAGGTGATCGGCTTTGAAGATCAAGGGTCTTCGCATGAATTGGAAAATTACAATCCTGTCGTTCGGCATCGTTTTATTTGCGATATGTATCGGCGGTATCATTTTAATAGGCCGTGTGATTCACCTTCAGGAACAGGAGCTAGGACAGAGATTGCTTGTTACTGCGCGCACAGTTACCCAATTGCCATCTATAATCAGCGGACTATCGGAACAAAGCAAAAGGCAGGAAATTAATCCGGTCACCGAACGTATACGCATTATTAATGACGTTGATTATATTGTTGTCATGGATATGAATGGCATTCGTTGGTCACACCCGTCATCTTCCCGGATCGGGGAGCCTTCGCAAGGGGAGGACGAGCATGCTGCATTTGCGGAGCATACGTATCTTTCCAAGGCAAAAGGTGAACAGGGGACAGCGCTTAGAGCCTTCGTACCTGTCATGAATGAGCTGCACGAACAGGTAGGTGTCGTATTGGTTGGGAAGCTGGTGCCGGGACTAACGGGGATCATTCTCGACATGCGGGGGCAAATTTATGTGACGGTATTTTTGTCTTTGCTATTTGGTATTTGGGGTTCGTGGATGCTTTCAAGGCATATTAAGGAGCAGATGTTTCGCTTGGAGCCTGAGGAAATCGCTCAGCTGGTCGTAGAGCGAACCGCCACGTTCAATGCGATGCATGAAGGCGTAATTGCCATTGACAGCCGCGAATACATAACGGTTTTTAACGATAAAGCCAAAAGAATGCTGCAAATCGAAGGGGATGTCCTGGGCCGCCCTATTCGTGAAGTGCTGCCGGATACGAGACTTCCAGAAATTTTGCAGTTTAACCATGCTATTTACAACCAAGAGCTGCAAGTGGGTCCTGCTCAAATTCTGAGTAATCGGGTTCCTATTAAAGTAGGTCATCAAACGGTTGGGGCCGTAGCTATTTTTCAAGATCGCTCGGAGGTGACCAAAATCGCGGAAGAGTTGACCGGAGTAAGGGCATTTGTTGACGCACTTCGTGTGCAGAACCATGAATATATGAATAAGCTGCATACCATCGGTGGTTTGATCCAGCTTAATCATAAGCAGAAGGCGCTGGACTATTTGTTCGAAACGGTGGAGGCGCAATCCGAGCTTAGCAGCTTTGTCTCGAGCAGGATTGCCAATGAGAGCGCTGCGGGTTTACTATTGGGGAAAATCAGCCGCGGCAGAGAGTTGGGCATCGATGTTCGTTTGGACAGGGCAAGCAGGTTGATGCGTTTTCCAGATCATTTGGATCAACACGACGTTGTGGTCATCTTGGGCAATCTGATTGAGAATGCTTTTGACGCCTTGAAGCAGAAGGAAGGCAGTAAAGAGGTCATTATCAGTATCGAGCAGGATGATGAAGTATTTTCTATTTTGGTCGAGGACAATGGGAAAGGTATGAGTGAGGAAACCAGAAGTCGCATGTTTGAGCGAGGCTTCTCCACAAATGCTGACGAGGGCAGGGGCATTGGTTTGTATTTAATCCATAATATTGTGAACAAATGCGGGGCTCATCTAGAAGTGGAGTCCACACTTGGTGTGGGAACGAGCTTCATCCTTACTTTCCCCATGCATTCAAGAGAGGAAGAAACTCATGCATAGAGTCGTACTGATTGAGGATGATCCGATGGTTCTTGAAGTGAACAGGCAGTTTGTTGAACGGGTTCCCGGCTTTGAGATTGTAGGGACATCCTCTAATGGTGTGGATGGCATCGAGAAAGTTCGTGATTTGAAGCCTGACCTCGTCATTCTAGATATCTATATGCCGGGTCAAAATGGAACCGAATTGCTGCAGCAGATCCGAAATGAACAGTTACAGACAGATGCCATTGTCATTACGGCCGCTAATGACATTCCAACGATTCAGCGAATGCTTCATCATGGGGCAGTAGACTATATCATGAAGCCTTTTAAGTTTGAACGGGTCCGAGAGGCACTGGAAAATTACCGGATGATGAAGAATAGATTAGGGACAGAATTAACGTTATCGCAGGTTGAACTGGATCAATTATTACATAGAAACGGGGGAGAACCGATTCATGGATCACCTTCCGTTAGCATGCAAATGGATTTGCCCAAAGGTCTGCAAGCACTGACGATGAAACAGGTTATGCTGTTTCTGATGCAGCAGACCAAATCGTTATCCGCCGAAGAAGTTGCTGAGGGCGTAGGATTGGCAAGAGTTACGGCACGCCGGTATCTGGAATTTTTGGAGAAGAACAAGCACGTGAAGCTAGACCTTGAATATGGCGGGATTGGACGCCCGATTAATAGGTATGTTTGGATGGCTGAGGATAAAAGATCATAAGTCAAAGTGAAGATCAAAAAGACCATAAGTACCAATATGGTCAAATTCTTCACGCCTTCTTTTGAAAGCGATATCATGAAAACAGAAACAGATGAAACAAATTCTGATATCGCTTGAGGTGAAGAACGTGTCAATCCCATCGGGAGTTAATACAAGTATTATTTTGAGACTAGAATTGGATAAGGACACCGCGTCGTTCGGCAGTGTGGCTACGGCCATTAGTGATGCAGGTGGAGATATTATAGCCATTGACGTCGTTAGAACGGACAAAAACATCACGGTTCGGGATATCACGATTAATGTATACGATAACAAGCATACCGAACTGATTGCCGCGGCCATCCGTACATTGGCAGGAGTGAAAATCGTTCATGTTTCGGATCAAACGTTTCTGCTTCATTTGGGCGGGAAAATTGAAATGAGTCCCAAGTATCCGATTAAAAATCGGGATGACCTCTCCAGGGTGTATACACCGGGTGTTGCCAAGGTGTGCATGGCGATCCACGAAAAGCCTTCGCTCTCCCATACGCTTACCATCAAACGCAACACGGTCGCGGTCATATCGGATGGAACTGCCGTACTTGGTCTGGGTAACATTGGACCTGAAGCAGCGATGCCCGTCATGGAAGGAAAGGCGATGCTGTTCAAGCAATTAGCAGGCGTTGACGCTTTTCCCATATGTCTGGCTACACAGGACACAGATGAAATTGTAAATATCGTGAAAGCGCTATCGCCTACGTTCGGCGGAATCAATCTAGAAGATATATCTGCACCTAGATGCTTTGAAATTGAACAGCGGCTTATCGAGGAACTGGATATTCCCGTATTTCATGATGATCAACATGGTACAGCCGTAGTGCTTTTGGCGGGATTGATTAATGCCGTTAAAATCGTGGGCAAGAAGCTTGAGGATTGCAAAGTCGTGCTTTGCGGCGTTGGCGCAGCAGGAACGGCTTGCACCAAAATGCTGATGGCGGCAGGTGTCCGAAATATTATTGGTGTCGATCGGCAGGGTGCTATCACGCGTGATGGCGTTTACGATAATCCGTTTTGGCAATGGTATGCGGAACATACGAATCCGAATCAGATTCAAGGTTCGCTTTCGGAAGTTATTGAAGGAGCGGATATTTTCATCGGCGTATCGGGTCCCGGTGTACTTAAAAGGGAAGACGTCGCCAAAATGGCGGAGAATCCGATCGTCTTTGCGATGGCAAACCCAACGCCGGAAATTCTCCCCGAAGAGGCAGAGCCTTATGTGCGGGTTATGGCAACCGGCCGTTCGGACTACCCGAACCAAATCAACAATGTGCTGTGTTTCCCAGGCTTGTTCCGGGGGCTGCTCGATTGCAGGGCGTCCAGAGTGACAGAGAATATGAAGCTTGCAGCAGCCAAGGCGATTGCATCGGTTGTTCAAGAGGATGAGTTGAATGAATATTACATTATTCCAAGTGTGTTTAATCAATCGGTCGCTGAACGAGTGAGAGATGCGGTGATAGAAGCGGCTTATGAAGACGGGGTCGCCAGAAGACGTAAAGAGAAAGTCCAAGCCTAATTTAGCGATTGTGCTCAGGAATGCGGTCGAAAACAAAAATAACAAAAATATAAGGGGTGCGAATCATGAAGATTAATTTCAAGAGTCTCACATTGCAAGTTATTGTTGCCATGATCTTGGGTGTCTTGTTTGGGGTATTTTTCCCTGCACAGGCAGGAAACATGAAGGTTTTGGCGGACATCTTCGTAAAAGCCATTAAAATGGTTATTGCTCCTATTATTTTCTTAACGATTGTCAATGGAATTGCTGGAATGGGTGATATGAAGAAGGTTGGAAGAATAGGTGGGAAGACTTTACTGTATTTTGAAGTTGTTTCTACAATCGCTCTTGCGATTGGAATCCTTTTTGCCAACGTGTTTCATCCCGGTACTGGCGTAAATGCTCATTTGGCTAAAGGAGATATCTCTCAATATACAAAAGCGGCGGCTGAGGGCAGTCATGGATTCTTGAATTATATCCTCGGAATTATTCCTGACAGTTTTGTAGGTGCATTAGCTAAAGGGGATTTGCTTCCTATTCTTATACTAGCTATTTTATTTGGTGCCTCTCTATCGGGGATGGGTGAAAGAGGAAAGGTTGTTCTTGATTTCTTTGAGAAAGTTTCTGAAGTATTCTTTAAAATCGTTAATATCATTATGTATTACTCTGCGATTGCAGCATTTGGAGCTATAGCCTACACCATCGGTAAGTTTGGAGTCGGTTCCTTGGTTTCCCTTGGAAAGTTGTTCGCTCTTACGCTACTTGCTATGGCAGTGTTTATAGTCGTTATTTTAGGTGTTATTGCCAAGATCTACAACTTTAACGTTTTCAAATTTATCAGCTACATCAAAGATGAAATTTTCCTAGTGTTTGGAACTTCTTCTTCTGAGTCTGCTTTACCTAAAATGGTGGAGAAACTTGAGGCCTATGGATGCTCCAAATCGGTTGTGGGTCTTGTCATTCCAACAGGTTATTCATTTAACTTAGATGGTACGAATATCTACCTCGCATTCGCTGCACTGTTTATTGCACAAGCATACGGGGTTGACTTATCTCTAGGTCAAGAGATCGCACTTCTTGGGGTTCTAATGTTAACATCTAAGGGAGCAGCAGGGGTAACAGGTGCAGGATTTATTACACTTGCAGCGACTTTAGCAGCATTCCCAAGTGTTCCTGTGGAAGGGATCGCACTTCTCCTTGGCATTGATAGGTTCATGAGTACCGCTCGTGCGATAACGAACCTAATTGGTAACGGTGTGGCTACAGTAGTTATCGCCAAAATGGAAAAAGAATTCAAGGAACCCGTTGAGGCAATTGAAATTAAGGCTAGTCTTAGTGCATAAGGTAAGAAAGCAATATGTAACAAAAGTAAGAGTATGACGACAGAGATACCTCCTGTCTCATGCTCTTTTCTTTATGATCAGATCTAAAGCTGACGAAATGTCCATGTCGAAAAAAATATAGTCTCATAAACGTCTTTGGTATATGGCTATTATGAGATAAAGAAGAGTGAAAGACGTATTTTTCGTTACGAAGCGCATGAAAGATTTAAAATGTAGCCAAAAAGCGAACTTTTTGAAAGAATTGAGTAAAAATTGTTCGTTTTTTGAAATTGACATCGCACGTTAGTTGGTAGTAAACTAGGGAAGCGGGAAATGAGGCCGCACTAATTGAAAATGTCGAATCAACTCGTATAAAATCAGGGATAAGGCCTGAAAGTTTCTACCCAAAAACCATGAATTTTTGGACTACGAGGAAGCGAATGAGGGAAACCATAGGAAGACGATGGTCTTTTTGCATTCGGTTCTTTTGCTGTCCAGCGGATAGAATCATGTATTCTAGCTCTGGGCGTTTTTTGGGTTTAAGGGCATTACTATAAATGAAAGTTTTATTACAATATGAAAGTAGGTTTATGATGACTGCACGTGTAGGTGTCATTATGGGAAGCCAGTCGGATTGGGAAACGATGAAGCACGCATGCGACATGTTGGAAGAGCTGGGAGTTCCTTATGAGAAAAAGGTGGTTTCTGCGCATAGAACGCCGGACCTTATGTTCGAATATGCTGCCTCGGCGGCAGGCCGCGGCATTCAAGTCATTATTGCCGGAGCGGGCGGAGCGGCGCACCTACCAGGGATGGTAGCAGCCAAAACGGAACTTCCGGTTATTGGTGTTCCAGTCAAAACGTCCACGCTGAACGGACTGGATTCCTTGCTTTCGATCGTGCAAATGCCTGGCGGCATTCCCGTCGCGACGGTGGCAATCGGACATGCGGGTGCAACGAATGCAGGCCTCTTGGCAGCACAAATTCTGGGCGCATTCGAGCCGGAGCTGCAAGCGAAAGTCAGAGCACGTCGCGAGCGCATTGCTCAGACCGTGATTGAAAGCAGTGACCTGTTATGAGCGAAGCCTCAAACTTAAGCGGTAAGGTCATTAAGCCAGGCGGCACCATCGGCATTTTGGGCGGTGGGCAGCTAGGCCGTATGCTGGCCTTGGCCGGACGCAACATGGGGTATCGCTTCGTGACACTCGACCCGACGGATGATGCGCCTTGTGGTCAAGTCGCGGATGAGCAAATTCAGGCGGACTTTGACGATGTTGAAGCGGCGAGAAAACTCGCAGCCCTGTCGGACGTCATCACGTACGAATTCGAGAACGTCGATGCGCATGTGACCAACATATTAATGAATGAGTCCTATGTTCCACAAGGAAGTGAGCTTTTATACACGACTCAGCATCGTCTTCGTGAAAAGAGAGCAATTGAAGCAGCGGGCGTACCTGTAGCTCCATATGCGGAAATCACCAGCGCAGCTGAGTTGCGTGAAGCGGCTGAACGCTTCGGCACACCGTGCGTGCTCAAAACAGCAACCGGCGGCTATGATGGCAAAGGCCAGTGGGTGCTTCGATCACTGGACGAGGTTGAAGAAGCGTACGAAACGCTCAGCCGTGCTAAAACCGAGCTGGTTCTCGAACAATTCATCCATTTTGACAAAGAATTATCCGTGATTGCGGCAAGAAGTCCACGCGGCGAGGTAAAGGCTTTTCCCGCTGCTGAAAATATACATGTACATAACATCCTGCATCAATCGATCGTTCCGGCGCGAATCCCTGCTCAGGTGCAAAAGGAAGCTGAAGAGCTTGCTGTACGCATCGCAGAATCGCTCGGCGTGATTGGTTTGATCGCAGTGGAGTTATTCCTGACGAAGGATGGACAGCTTTACGTCAATGAGCTTGCGCCACGCCCGCACAATTCAGGTCATTACACGATGGAAGCCTGCCGGACTTCACAGTTCGAGCAGCATGTTCGCGCGATTTGCAACCTGCCGCTTGGTTCTACTGAGCTGCTGTCACCGGTTGTGATGGTTAATTTACTTGGTGAGCATATCGAACCGCTGCAAGAACAGATCGACCAACCAGATTTCCTAGAACACAGTGAATTAGGCGTTAGCGCGAAGGTTCATCTATATGGCAAGAAAGAAGCGAAAGAAAAACGCAAGATGGGACACATCAATCTCCTGACAAGCGACGTAGCGAAAGCACTGACTTGGATAGAACAGACAAGCATTTGGGAAAGTAAGTAAAAGAAACTCATTGGAGGAACGGCAAAATGATCGAACGTTATACACGCCCGGAAATGGCACGCATTTGGACTGAAGAAAATAAGTTTCAAGCATGGTTGGAAGTTGAGATTCTTTCTTGCGAAGCATGGTCAGAGCTCGGAGTTATTCCTAAAGAAGATGTGAAAGTACTGCGCGAGAAAGCAAGCTTTAACATTGACCGCATTTATGAAATCGAGCAAGAGACGCGCCATGACGTAATTGCCTTCACTAGAGCGGTTTCCGAAACGCTGGGACCTGAGCGCAAATGGGTTCACTACGGTTTAACTTCAACTGACGTTGTCGATACGGCACTGGGCTACTTGCTGAGACAGGCTAACGAGATTTTGGACAAAGACATTCAGAATTTCATCGAAATCCTTCGCAATAAAGCGATCGAACATAAAGATACGGCCATGATGGGAAGAACGCATGGTGTGCATGCAGAGCCGACGACGTTTGGTTTGAAAATGGCCCTTTGGTACGAGGAAATGAAGCGTAACCTGGAGCGTTTCCGCTTTGCCGCTGATGGCGTACAATTCGGTAAAATCTCAGGTGCAGTAGGCACCTACGCGAACATCGATCCTTTTGTTGAAGAGTATGTATGCGGCAAGCTGGGTACAAAAGCAGCTCCGATCTCTACACAAACCTTGCAGCGTGACCGTCACGCTGAATACATGGCGACGCTGGCGCTAGTTGCTACGTCCCTAGATAAATTCGCTACTGAAATTCGCGCGCTTCAGAAGAGTGAGTTCCGTGAGGTTGAAGAGCCTTTTGCAAAAGGTCAAAAAGGTTCCTCCGCTATGCCGCATAAGCGTAACCCGATTGGTTGCGAGAGCATTTCCGGTCTGTCCCGTGTCATTCGCGGGCACATGGTTTCTGCTTATGAGAACGTGACGCTTTGGCATGAGCGCGACATTTCGCACTCCTCCGTTGAGCGTATTATCCTACCTGATGCGACGCAGCTGCTGAACTACATGCTGAACCGTCTAGGCAACATCATCAAGAATTTGACGGTGTTTCCTGAAAATATGAAACGCAACATGCGCAGCACCTATGACGTTCCTTTCTCTGGCCGCGTGATGACGAAGCTGATCGACAAAGGCTTTGCTCGTGAGCAAGCGTACGATACAGTTCAGCCAAGAGCGATGCAAGCATGGGAAGAACAGCGTTCGTTCCGCGAAATCGTCGAGAATACTTCCGTGATTACAGAAGTGTTAAGCCCAGAAGAGATCGCAGATTGCTTCGATCCAAGCTGGCATTTGAAACATGTTGATACGATCTTTAACCGCTTAGGTTTGAAATAGAAAACGACATTTTTAGCAGGAAAGGATGTGTGGTTCGTGGCAAGCAATATCGTGGATTCAGCCGCTGAAATGATTAACGCTCCCCTGGTTCATAAGGGTAAAGTACGTGAACTGTATGATCTGGGCGAAAATTTCCTTATCGTGGTGACGGATCGGATTTCGGCTTTTGATTACATCTTGAAGCCTGGTGTTCCTGATAAGGGGTACGTTCTGAACGCGCTAAGTAAGTACTGGTTCGGCATTACGAGCGGTTACATGAGCAATCACATTGTGCACACGGACGTGGAAAAGCTCCACGCGATTATTCCGAGTGCGGATGATAGAGAGCTTCTAAAGGAACGTATTATTGTAGCGAAAAAAGCAGAGCGCATCTCTATCGAATGCGTGGTTCGCGGGTACATCACAGGCAACGGCTGGAGACAGTACGAGAAAACCGGCGAGATAAACGGTCGCAAACTGCCTGAAGGCCTGCGCAAAAACGAGCGCTTGCAAGATCCTATTTTCACACCTGCGGCTAAAAATGATGTCGGTCATGACGAAGACATTTCCGTGGAACAAATGATTGAATTAGTCGGCGAGAAGCTGACTTATGAGCTGCAAGAACGAAGCATTATGCTTTACACGTTGGCTCATTCGATTTGTGAGCAAAAGGGCATTATTTTAGCAGATACGAAGTTTGAATTCGGTTTTTATGCGGGTGAACTTATTATTATTGATGAAATTTTCACACCGGATTCCTCGCGTTACTGGTCCCAAGATAAATACGCCCTGGATATCGAGATTGATTCGATGGACAAAGAGCCCGTTCGCACTTATTTAGCGGGATCGGGTTGGGATAAAAATAGTGAGCCGGATGAGCTTCCAGCTTCCGTTGTGGAAGAAACTTCGAACCGTTATAAAGAAATTTTACACCGTTTGGTGGATTAAATTAACTCTAAGGAGAGATTAGAAATGAAAGCAACGGTCTATGTAACGATTAAGCAGAACGTACTGGATGTTCAAGGAACTGCGGTGCAAGGAGCGCTTCATTCCATGGGTTTTGACGAAGTTGGCAAGGTTCGCATCGGGAAATATTTGGAGTTAGAACTGGATACTACGGATAAAGCAGAAGCGGAAGCACGTGTAAAAGCAATGTGCGAGAAGCTGCTTGCAAACACGGTTATCGAAGATTACCGCTACGAGTTGGCGTAACATATCAAAGTTAAGTTAGAGGAGGAAAACGTCATGAATTTTGCGGTTCTTGTATTTCCGGGATCGAACTGCGACATCGATATGTACAAAGCAATCGAAGATACCATTGGTCAACCGGTTGAGTATGTTTGGCATACAGATGGCGACTTGTCCAAATACGACTGCATCCTCGTGCCGGGTGGATTCTCTTATGGAGATTACCTGCGTTGCGGAGCGATTGCACAATTTACGAACGTGATGAAAGCTGTGGTTAAGGCTGCGGAAGAAGGCAAGTACATTCTAGGTATTTGTAACGGATTCCAAGTGTTAACAGAAGCAAGATTGCTGCCAGGCGCTTTGCTGCGCAACAACGGGATGAAATTCCGCTGCCACCAAACGCTTCTCAGAGTGGAGAACAACAATACGGCTTTCACGCGTGATTACGCGGAGGGCGAACTGATTGAAATCCCGATCGCTCACGGTGAAGGCAATTACTATTGTGATGAAGCTACACTCAAGGAATTACAAGAAAACAATCAAATCGTATTCCGTTATGAAGCGGGCAACAACCCGAACGGATCACTGGATGATATCGCTGGAATCAGCAATAAAGCAG
It contains:
- a CDS encoding DctP family TRAP transporter solute-binding subunit; its protein translation is MRTFVGITMFLLIGLLTALGFGFSWQFNNGPLVNDDEQIGLGQQKVIRFSFSVAENTPKGLAAQEFARLVKEKTNDTIKVELFPNSTLYNETEEVAALQGGSIQMIAPSFSNISEVVPEWMAMDLPFAFQNEEAVGKAFQGKIGEILMGKLEENGIIGLSFWAGGFQQMTSGRGMLVHPEDFRDLTFRILPSKVIESQFRHLNAKPVPIPFNQVYRSMESGLVDGGENTISNIYSKKLYQVQKYLTISNHAYLGYGVLVNKVFWEKLSPEHQKAIHEAMQETTIWANQNAIAINLKQWNELQKIGQMNIHILTKEERDEWQHALEPVYEEARSYIGKELMDAVNELRRESS
- a CDS encoding ATP-binding protein yields the protein MNWKITILSFGIVLFAICIGGIILIGRVIHLQEQELGQRLLVTARTVTQLPSIISGLSEQSKRQEINPVTERIRIINDVDYIVVMDMNGIRWSHPSSSRIGEPSQGEDEHAAFAEHTYLSKAKGEQGTALRAFVPVMNELHEQVGVVLVGKLVPGLTGIILDMRGQIYVTVFLSLLFGIWGSWMLSRHIKEQMFRLEPEEIAQLVVERTATFNAMHEGVIAIDSREYITVFNDKAKRMLQIEGDVLGRPIREVLPDTRLPEILQFNHAIYNQELQVGPAQILSNRVPIKVGHQTVGAVAIFQDRSEVTKIAEELTGVRAFVDALRVQNHEYMNKLHTIGGLIQLNHKQKALDYLFETVEAQSELSSFVSSRIANESAAGLLLGKISRGRELGIDVRLDRASRLMRFPDHLDQHDVVVILGNLIENAFDALKQKEGSKEVIISIEQDDEVFSILVEDNGKGMSEETRSRMFERGFSTNADEGRGIGLYLIHNIVNKCGAHLEVESTLGVGTSFILTFPMHSREEETHA
- a CDS encoding response regulator yields the protein MHRVVLIEDDPMVLEVNRQFVERVPGFEIVGTSSNGVDGIEKVRDLKPDLVILDIYMPGQNGTELLQQIRNEQLQTDAIVITAANDIPTIQRMLHHGAVDYIMKPFKFERVREALENYRMMKNRLGTELTLSQVELDQLLHRNGGEPIHGSPSVSMQMDLPKGLQALTMKQVMLFLMQQTKSLSAEEVAEGVGLARVTARRYLEFLEKNKHVKLDLEYGGIGRPINRYVWMAEDKRS
- a CDS encoding NAD-dependent malic enzyme translates to MSIPSGVNTSIILRLELDKDTASFGSVATAISDAGGDIIAIDVVRTDKNITVRDITINVYDNKHTELIAAAIRTLAGVKIVHVSDQTFLLHLGGKIEMSPKYPIKNRDDLSRVYTPGVAKVCMAIHEKPSLSHTLTIKRNTVAVISDGTAVLGLGNIGPEAAMPVMEGKAMLFKQLAGVDAFPICLATQDTDEIVNIVKALSPTFGGINLEDISAPRCFEIEQRLIEELDIPVFHDDQHGTAVVLLAGLINAVKIVGKKLEDCKVVLCGVGAAGTACTKMLMAAGVRNIIGVDRQGAITRDGVYDNPFWQWYAEHTNPNQIQGSLSEVIEGADIFIGVSGPGVLKREDVAKMAENPIVFAMANPTPEILPEEAEPYVRVMATGRSDYPNQINNVLCFPGLFRGLLDCRASRVTENMKLAAAKAIASVVQEDELNEYYIIPSVFNQSVAERVRDAVIEAAYEDGVARRRKEKVQA
- the dctA gene encoding C4-dicarboxylate transporter DctA, with the translated sequence MKINFKSLTLQVIVAMILGVLFGVFFPAQAGNMKVLADIFVKAIKMVIAPIIFLTIVNGIAGMGDMKKVGRIGGKTLLYFEVVSTIALAIGILFANVFHPGTGVNAHLAKGDISQYTKAAAEGSHGFLNYILGIIPDSFVGALAKGDLLPILILAILFGASLSGMGERGKVVLDFFEKVSEVFFKIVNIIMYYSAIAAFGAIAYTIGKFGVGSLVSLGKLFALTLLAMAVFIVVILGVIAKIYNFNVFKFISYIKDEIFLVFGTSSSESALPKMVEKLEAYGCSKSVVGLVIPTGYSFNLDGTNIYLAFAALFIAQAYGVDLSLGQEIALLGVLMLTSKGAAGVTGAGFITLAATLAAFPSVPVEGIALLLGIDRFMSTARAITNLIGNGVATVVIAKMEKEFKEPVEAIEIKASLSA
- the purE gene encoding 5-(carboxyamino)imidazole ribonucleotide mutase, giving the protein MTARVGVIMGSQSDWETMKHACDMLEELGVPYEKKVVSAHRTPDLMFEYAASAAGRGIQVIIAGAGGAAHLPGMVAAKTELPVIGVPVKTSTLNGLDSLLSIVQMPGGIPVATVAIGHAGATNAGLLAAQILGAFEPELQAKVRARRERIAQTVIESSDLL
- the purK gene encoding 5-(carboxyamino)imidazole ribonucleotide synthase; translation: MSEASNLSGKVIKPGGTIGILGGGQLGRMLALAGRNMGYRFVTLDPTDDAPCGQVADEQIQADFDDVEAARKLAALSDVITYEFENVDAHVTNILMNESYVPQGSELLYTTQHRLREKRAIEAAGVPVAPYAEITSAAELREAAERFGTPCVLKTATGGYDGKGQWVLRSLDEVEEAYETLSRAKTELVLEQFIHFDKELSVIAARSPRGEVKAFPAAENIHVHNILHQSIVPARIPAQVQKEAEELAVRIAESLGVIGLIAVELFLTKDGQLYVNELAPRPHNSGHYTMEACRTSQFEQHVRAICNLPLGSTELLSPVVMVNLLGEHIEPLQEQIDQPDFLEHSELGVSAKVHLYGKKEAKEKRKMGHINLLTSDVAKALTWIEQTSIWESK
- the purB gene encoding adenylosuccinate lyase, encoding MIERYTRPEMARIWTEENKFQAWLEVEILSCEAWSELGVIPKEDVKVLREKASFNIDRIYEIEQETRHDVIAFTRAVSETLGPERKWVHYGLTSTDVVDTALGYLLRQANEILDKDIQNFIEILRNKAIEHKDTAMMGRTHGVHAEPTTFGLKMALWYEEMKRNLERFRFAADGVQFGKISGAVGTYANIDPFVEEYVCGKLGTKAAPISTQTLQRDRHAEYMATLALVATSLDKFATEIRALQKSEFREVEEPFAKGQKGSSAMPHKRNPIGCESISGLSRVIRGHMVSAYENVTLWHERDISHSSVERIILPDATQLLNYMLNRLGNIIKNLTVFPENMKRNMRSTYDVPFSGRVMTKLIDKGFAREQAYDTVQPRAMQAWEEQRSFREIVENTSVITEVLSPEEIADCFDPSWHLKHVDTIFNRLGLK
- a CDS encoding phosphoribosylaminoimidazolesuccinocarboxamide synthase, translated to MINAPLVHKGKVRELYDLGENFLIVVTDRISAFDYILKPGVPDKGYVLNALSKYWFGITSGYMSNHIVHTDVEKLHAIIPSADDRELLKERIIVAKKAERISIECVVRGYITGNGWRQYEKTGEINGRKLPEGLRKNERLQDPIFTPAAKNDVGHDEDISVEQMIELVGEKLTYELQERSIMLYTLAHSICEQKGIILADTKFEFGFYAGELIIIDEIFTPDSSRYWSQDKYALDIEIDSMDKEPVRTYLAGSGWDKNSEPDELPASVVEETSNRYKEILHRLVD
- the purS gene encoding phosphoribosylformylglycinamidine synthase subunit PurS produces the protein MKATVYVTIKQNVLDVQGTAVQGALHSMGFDEVGKVRIGKYLELELDTTDKAEAEARVKAMCEKLLANTVIEDYRYELA
- the purQ gene encoding phosphoribosylformylglycinamidine synthase subunit PurQ, which produces MNFAVLVFPGSNCDIDMYKAIEDTIGQPVEYVWHTDGDLSKYDCILVPGGFSYGDYLRCGAIAQFTNVMKAVVKAAEEGKYILGICNGFQVLTEARLLPGALLRNNGMKFRCHQTLLRVENNNTAFTRDYAEGELIEIPIAHGEGNYYCDEATLKELQENNQIVFRYEAGNNPNGSLDDIAGISNKAGNVVGMMPHPERAVHEILGSADGKKMFTSILSAWREKHDAAAIR